One segment of Macrotis lagotis isolate mMagLag1 chromosome 1, bilby.v1.9.chrom.fasta, whole genome shotgun sequence DNA contains the following:
- the LOC141495201 gene encoding all-trans-retinol 13,14-reductase-like isoform X2: MAKSLQEPGRRAIASLPRAEVPQEPEATGLIWLWAALGLLTGLLLLMAVVRRLVLGCRWDDPNPFAEDGRRPPLAPVTDQEVRRRVLQQDFSEARVPAQLDAVVIGSGIGGLAVAAILAKAGKRVLVLEQHTMAGGCCHIFDQDALEFDTGIHYVGQMKKGSFSRFLLDQITEGQLHWAYLASPFDWVVLEGPSGRRKFPMYAGEKAYIQGLKDKFPNEEDTIDKYMKMVQEVAKAVPHMVLLKIIPLPVVRLLDKCGVLAFFSPLLRAATQSLDEVLNQLSASQDLKTVLSYIYPTYGVTPKNASFSLHALLINHFLEGAFYPRGGASEIAFHLIPVIQQAGGTVLTKAKVKSVLLDAAGRACGVRVKKGQKLLDISSLTVISNAGIFNTYKHLLPEKARCLPGIQTQLGMVQHSLSTLYVFICLRGSKKHLGLEANNCYVYFDTDMDQAMERYLSLSKDQAVAHIPYFFITSASAKDPTWKDRFPDQSTLIMMLPARYEWFEEWQDKPPGKRGSDSEALKDSFIDASLSVLMKLHPQLEGKVHNVSMGSPLSHQFFPAAPHGENYWVDHTLNHLQPHVMATIRAQSPIPNLYLTGQDVFTCGLFRALHGALLCSSTILQRNVYLDLLRLQTQVPVALPKRVN, from the exons ATGGCCAAGAGCCTTCAGGAGCCGGGCCGGCGGGCCATCGCCTCCCTTCCCCGGGCAGAGGTGCCCCAGGAGCCGGAGGCCACGGGGCTGATATGGCTGTGGGCCGCCTTGGGGCTGCTGACTGGCCTCCTGCTGCTAATGGCCGTGGTCCGGAGGCTCGTCCTGGGCTGCCGCTGGGACGACCCCAACCCCTTCGCCGAGGACGGGAGGAGGCCCCCGCTGGCGCCGGTGACTGACCAGGAGGTCCGCAGGAGGGTCCTCCAGCAAG ATTTCTCAGAAGCTCGAGTGCCAGCCCAGCTGGATGCAGTGGTGATTGGGAGTGGTATCGGGGGCCTGGCAGTAGCTGCCATCCTAGCCAAAGCAGGAAAACGGGTTCTAGTACTGGAGCAGCACACTATGGCGGGGGGCTGTTGCCATATCTTTGACCAGGATGCCCTGGAGTTTGATACAG GGATCCACTATgttgggcaaatgaaaaagggaagCTTTAGCCGTTTCCTCCTGGACCAGATCACAGAGGGGCAGTTGCACTGGGCTTACCTGGCTTCCCCATTTGATTGGGTGGTGCTGGAGGGACCTAGTGGCAGAAGGAAGTTTCCCATGTATGCTGGGGAGAAAGCCTATATTCAAGGCCTCAAGGACAAGTTTCCTAATGAAGAAGACACCATTGACAAGTACATGAAGATGGTTCAG GAGGTAGCAAAAGCAGTTCCTCACATGGTCCTGCTGAAGATCATCCCTCTGCCAGTGGTGAGGCTGCTGGATAAGTGTGGGGTGCTggcctttttctcccctctcctgaGAGCAGCCACCCAGAGCTTAGATGAGGTCCTCAACCAGCTGTCTGCCTCCCAGGACCTCAAAACTGTGCTCAGCTACATCTACCCCACCTATG GTGTGACCCCAAAGAATGCCAGCTTCTCTCTGCATGCCTTACTAATAAATCACTTCTTGGAAGGGGCATTTTACCCTCGGGGAGGTGCCAGTGAGATAGCTTTTCACCTCATCCCAGTGATTCAACAGGCAGGGGGTACGGTCCTTACCAAGGCAAAAGTGAAGAGTGTGCTGCTGGATGCTGCCGGAAGAGCCTGTG GTGTTAGGGTGAAGAAAGGACAAAAGCTGTTGGATATCTCTTCTCTCACTGTGATCTCCAATGCAGGTATATTTAATACCTACAAGCACTTGTTGCCTGAGAAAGCCCGCTGTTTACCAG GGATACAAACTCAGCTGGGAATGGTGCAGCACAGCCTGTCTACACTTTATGTCTTCATCTGTCTCCGAGGCTCCAAGAAACACCTGGGTCTGGAAGCCAACAACTGTTACGTCTACTTTGACACAGACATGGACCAAGC GATGGAGAGATACTTGTCCCTCTCCAAGGACCAAGCTGTGGCACACATTCCCTATTTCTTCATCACCTCAGCATCAGCCAAAGACCCAACATGGAAGGACAGATTCCCAG ACCAGTCAACACTGATTATGATGCTGCCCGCCCGCTACGAGTGGTTTGAGGAATGGCAGGACAAGCCCCCAGGCAAGAGGGGGAGTGACAGTGAGGCTCTGAAGGACTCCTTCATAGATGCTTCCTTGTCTGTTTTGATGAAACTTCACCCTCAGTTGGAGGGGAAG GTTCATAATGTTTCAATGGGGAGCCCACTCAGTCATCAGTTCTTCCCAGCTGCCCCCCATGGAGAGAACTATTGGGTTGACCACACCCTGAACCATCTACAGCCTCATGTAATGGCCACAATACGAGCTCAGAGCCCCATTCCCAATCTCTATCTTACAG GGCAGGACGTGTTCACTTGTGGTCTGTTCAGGGCCCTCCATGGGGCCCTCTTGTGCAGCAGCACCATCCTGCAGAGGAATGTGTACCTGGACCTCCTGCGGCTCCAGACTCAGGTCCCTGTTGCCCTGCCCAAGAGGGTGAATTAG